The DNA segment TAATTTGAAAACCATATTTCGACCTGGACGTTTTCGAGATGCCCCTAATAACCAACGAATGGCAAGTGCTTTTCCTTGTGTGGATCCTATTTCAATGGGAACTTGATGAGTCGATCCGCCTACACGTCTTGCTTTTACTGCTATATCGGGAGTTACTCCACGTATTGCTTGACGTAAAACAGATAGTGGATTTGTTTCTGTCTTTTGTTGAATCTTTTTCATGGCTCGATAGATAATTTGATAAGCCAATGATTTTTTTCCGTGTTTCAGAATACGGTTAACCAACATGTTAACTAATCGATTACGATAAATTGGATCGGATTTTGCAGTTTTTTCTTCTGCAGTACCTCGGCGTGACATGAGCGTGAAGGGGTTCAAGAATCAGTTTTCTTTTTATAAGGGCTAAAATCATTTATTTTGGCTTTTTGACCCCATATTGTAGGGTGGATCTCGAAAGATATGAAAGATCTCCCTCCAAGCCGTACATACGACTTTCATCGAATACGGCTTTCCACAGAATTCTATATGTATCTATGAGATCGAGTATGGAATTCTGTTTACTCACTTTAAATTGAGTATCCGTTTCCCTCCTTTTCCTGCTAGGATTGGAAATCCTGTATTTTACATATCCATACGATTGAGTCCTTGGGTTTCCGAAATAGTGTATAATGTATAAAATAAAGAAGTGCTTCGAATCATTGCTATTTGACTCGGACCTGTTCTAAAAAAGTCGAGGCATTTCGAATTGTTTGTTGACACGGACAAAGTCAAGGAAAACCTCTGAAATTATTTCAATATTGGACCTTGGACATATAATAGTTCCGAATAGAATCTCTTTAGAAAGAAGATCTTTTGTCTCATGGTAGCCTGCTCCGGTTCCCTTACGAAACTTTCGTTATTGGGTTAGCCATACACTTTACATGTTTCTAGCGATTCACATGGCATCATCAAATGATACAAGTCTTGGATAAGAATCTACAACGCACTAGAACGCCCTTGTTGACGATCCTTTACTCCGACAGCATCTAGGGTTCCTCGAACAATGTGATATCTCACACCGGGTAAATCCTTAACCCTTCCCCCTCTTACTAAGACTACAGAATGTTCTTGTAAATTATGGCCAATACCAGGTATATAAGCAGTGATTTCAAATCCAGAGGTTAAGCGTACTCTGGCAACTTTACGTAAGGCAGAGTTTGGTTTTTTGGGGGTGATAGTGGAAAAGTTGACAGATAAGTCACCCTTACTGCCACTCTACAGAACCGTACATGAGATTTTCACCTCATACGGCTCCTCGTTCAATTCTTTTGAAGTCATTGGATCCTTTTCCTCGTTCGAGAATCTCTTCCCTTCTTCCACTCCGTTCCGAAGAGTAACTAGGACCAATTCAGTCACGTTTTCATTCATTTGGAATCTGGGCTCTTCTACTTCATTTTTATTTACTTCATTTTTTTTATTATTTTTCCCTTTCTTTTTTTATTTCTTTTTTTATTCCCTTCCATCATTCCTTAAGTCCCATAGGTTTGATCCTGTAGAATCTGACCCATTTTATCATTGAGCGAAAGGTACGAAATAAATCAGATTGATTTTTCGATCAAAAGTAATATGTGAAATCTTTGGTTTTTTCCTCTTTCTCTATCCCTATCCCGTAGGTACAGCGTTTGAATCAATAGAGAACCTTTTTTTCTGTATCTGTATAAATGTATCTATATAAATCGATATTATTACATTCCAATTCCTTCCCGATACCTCCCAAGGAAAATTCCGAATTGTATCTCAAATTGACGGGTTAGTGTGAGCTTATCCATGCGGTTATGCACTCTTCGAATAGGAATCCATTTTCTGAAAGATCCTGGCTTTCGTGCTTTGGTGGGTCTCCGAGATCCTTTCAATGACCTATGTTGTGTTGAAGGGATATCTATATGATCCGATCGATTGCGTAAAGCCCGCGGTAGCAACGGAACCGGGGAAAGTATACAGAAAAGACAGTTCTTTTCTATTATATTAGCATTTTCATTAGTATTAGATTAGTATTAGTTAGTGATCTCGGCTCAGTGAGTCCTTTCTTCCGTGATGAACTGTTGGCACCAGTCCTACATTTTGTCTCTGTGGACTGAGGAGAAAGGGGGGCTCAGCGGGAAGAGGATTGTAACATGAGAGAAGCAAGGGGGTCAACCTCTTTCAAATATACAACATGGATTCTGGCAATGCAATGTAGTTGGACTCTCACGTCGATCCGAATGAATTATCCTTTCCACGAAGGTAAATCTTTGCCTGCTAGGCAAGAGAATAGCAAGTTACAAATTCTGTCTCGGTAGGACATGTATTTCTATTACTATGAAATTCATAAATGAAGTAGTTAATGGTGGGGTTACCATTATCCTTTTTGTAGTGACGAATCTTGTATGTGTTCCTAAGAAAAGGAAGTTGTCCATTTTTCG comes from the Malus domestica cultivar Red Delicious-ww chloroplast, complete genome genome and includes:
- the rps7 gene encoding ribosomal protein S7, whose translation is MSRRGTAEEKTAKSDPIYRNRLVNMLVNRILKHGKKSLAYQIIYRAMKKIQQKTETNPLSVLRQAIRGVTPDIAVKARRVGGSTHQVPIEIGSTQGKALAIRWLLGASRKRPGRNMVFKLSSELVDAANGSGDAIRKKEETHRMAEANRAFAHFR
- the rps12 gene encoding ribosomal protein S12 gives rise to the protein MPTIKQLIRNTRQPIRNVTKSPALGGCPQRRGTCTRVYTITPKKPNSALRKVARVRLTSGFEITAYIPGIGHNLQEHSVVLVRGGRVKDLPGVRYHIVRGTLDAVGVKDRQQGRSKYGVKKPK